A genomic region of Arachis stenosperma cultivar V10309 chromosome 9, arast.V10309.gnm1.PFL2, whole genome shotgun sequence contains the following coding sequences:
- the LOC130948132 gene encoding uncharacterized protein LOC130948132 isoform X2, with product MALVCSTLSSILSLQTHHLLLDSQTSTTPFRSSFLFINTDNSFSLVCHAKKKLTFFDQILDYIEGGPKLRKWYGAPDLLPKDDTNTQDEEDDYPEDEIRDAVLVTDGDSEMGQMVILSLIVKRTRIKALVKDKRAALEAFGTYVESMTGDTSDNRFLKKALRGVRTIICPNEGFLSNVGSLQGVQHIILLSQLSVYSGKSGIQSMMKSNAKKLAEQDESVLKSSGIPYTIIRTGAFQDTAGGNQGFTFDQGCAASGSISKEDAAFVCVQALDCVPQSGFIFEVANGQNQVSDWKQCLTALMEKPNQ from the exons ATGGCGTTGGTGTGTTCTACGCTTTCTTCCATCCTTTCCCTCCAAACCCATCATCTTCTTTTGGATTCTCAAACTTCAACCACACCATTTCGTTCTTCTTTCCTCTTCATCAACACAGATAACTCTTTTTCTCTTGTATGTCATGCCAAGAAGAAGCTCACTTTTTTCGACCAAATTCTCGATTACATCGAAG GGGGTCCAAAATTAAGGAAATGGTATGGTGCACCTGATCTCCTTCCAAAAGATGACACTAACACACAAGATGAAGAGGATGATTATCCGG AAGATGAAATCAGGGATGCAGTGCTAGTAACAGATGGAGATAGTGAGATGGGTCAG ATGGTGATATTGTCACTAATTGTGAAGCGAACTCGAATAAAGGCACTGGTAAAGGATAAACGGGCTGCACTTGAAGCCTTTGGAACTTATGTTGAG TCCATGACAGGTGATACAAGTGACAATCGATTCCTCAAGAAAGCTCTCAGAGGAGTTCGCACAATTATATGCCCAAAT GAGGGTTTTCTTTCCAATGTTGGGAGCCTTCAAGGGGTAcaacatataatcctcttatcaCAG TTGTCAGTTTATAGTGGTAAAAGTGGGATCCAATCTATGATGAAAAGCAATGCAAAGAAATTGGCAGAGCAAGATGAATCAGTGTTGAAGAGCTCAGGGATTCCTTACACCATTATTAGAACCGGTGCATTTCAAGATACAGCTGGTGGAAATCAAGGCTTTACCTTCGACCAG GGTTGTGCAGCTAGTGGAAGTATTAGCAAAGAAGATGCTGCCTTTGTTTGTGTACAAGCCTTGGACTGTGTCCCACAATCTGGATTCATATTTGAGGTGGCGAATGGCCAAAATCAAGTTTCAGATTGGAAACAATGTTTGACAGCGTTGATGGAGAAACCGAATCAATGA
- the LOC130948132 gene encoding uncharacterized protein LOC130948132 isoform X1: protein MALVCSTLSSILSLQTHHLLLDSQTSTTPFRSSFLFINTDNSFSLVCHAKKKLTFFDQILDYIEGGPKLRKWYGAPDLLPKDDTNTQDEEDDYPEDEIRDAVLVTDGDSEMGQMVILSLIVKRTRIKALVKDKRAALEAFGTYVESMTGDTSDNRFLKKALRGVRTIICPNEGFLSNVGSLQGVQHIILLSQQLSVYSGKSGIQSMMKSNAKKLAEQDESVLKSSGIPYTIIRTGAFQDTAGGNQGFTFDQGCAASGSISKEDAAFVCVQALDCVPQSGFIFEVANGQNQVSDWKQCLTALMEKPNQ from the exons ATGGCGTTGGTGTGTTCTACGCTTTCTTCCATCCTTTCCCTCCAAACCCATCATCTTCTTTTGGATTCTCAAACTTCAACCACACCATTTCGTTCTTCTTTCCTCTTCATCAACACAGATAACTCTTTTTCTCTTGTATGTCATGCCAAGAAGAAGCTCACTTTTTTCGACCAAATTCTCGATTACATCGAAG GGGGTCCAAAATTAAGGAAATGGTATGGTGCACCTGATCTCCTTCCAAAAGATGACACTAACACACAAGATGAAGAGGATGATTATCCGG AAGATGAAATCAGGGATGCAGTGCTAGTAACAGATGGAGATAGTGAGATGGGTCAG ATGGTGATATTGTCACTAATTGTGAAGCGAACTCGAATAAAGGCACTGGTAAAGGATAAACGGGCTGCACTTGAAGCCTTTGGAACTTATGTTGAG TCCATGACAGGTGATACAAGTGACAATCGATTCCTCAAGAAAGCTCTCAGAGGAGTTCGCACAATTATATGCCCAAAT GAGGGTTTTCTTTCCAATGTTGGGAGCCTTCAAGGGGTAcaacatataatcctcttatcaCAG CAGTTGTCAGTTTATAGTGGTAAAAGTGGGATCCAATCTATGATGAAAAGCAATGCAAAGAAATTGGCAGAGCAAGATGAATCAGTGTTGAAGAGCTCAGGGATTCCTTACACCATTATTAGAACCGGTGCATTTCAAGATACAGCTGGTGGAAATCAAGGCTTTACCTTCGACCAG GGTTGTGCAGCTAGTGGAAGTATTAGCAAAGAAGATGCTGCCTTTGTTTGTGTACAAGCCTTGGACTGTGTCCCACAATCTGGATTCATATTTGAGGTGGCGAATGGCCAAAATCAAGTTTCAGATTGGAAACAATGTTTGACAGCGTTGATGGAGAAACCGAATCAATGA
- the LOC130948132 gene encoding uncharacterized protein LOC130948132 isoform X3 → MALVCSTLSSILSLQTHHLLLDSQTSTTPFRSSFLFINTDNSFSLVCHAKKKLTFFDQILDYIEGGPKLRKWYGAPDLLPKDDTNTQDEEDDYPEDEIRDAVLVTDGDSEMGQMVILSLIVKRTRIKALVKDKRAALEAFGTYVESMTGDTSDNRFLKKALRGVRTIICPNEGFLSNVGSLQGVQHIILLSQQLSVYSGKSGIQSMMKSNAKKLAEQDESVLKSSGIPYTIIRTGAFQDTAGGNQGFTFDQLVEVLAKKMLPLFVYKPWTVSHNLDSYLRWRMAKIKFQIGNNV, encoded by the exons ATGGCGTTGGTGTGTTCTACGCTTTCTTCCATCCTTTCCCTCCAAACCCATCATCTTCTTTTGGATTCTCAAACTTCAACCACACCATTTCGTTCTTCTTTCCTCTTCATCAACACAGATAACTCTTTTTCTCTTGTATGTCATGCCAAGAAGAAGCTCACTTTTTTCGACCAAATTCTCGATTACATCGAAG GGGGTCCAAAATTAAGGAAATGGTATGGTGCACCTGATCTCCTTCCAAAAGATGACACTAACACACAAGATGAAGAGGATGATTATCCGG AAGATGAAATCAGGGATGCAGTGCTAGTAACAGATGGAGATAGTGAGATGGGTCAG ATGGTGATATTGTCACTAATTGTGAAGCGAACTCGAATAAAGGCACTGGTAAAGGATAAACGGGCTGCACTTGAAGCCTTTGGAACTTATGTTGAG TCCATGACAGGTGATACAAGTGACAATCGATTCCTCAAGAAAGCTCTCAGAGGAGTTCGCACAATTATATGCCCAAAT GAGGGTTTTCTTTCCAATGTTGGGAGCCTTCAAGGGGTAcaacatataatcctcttatcaCAG CAGTTGTCAGTTTATAGTGGTAAAAGTGGGATCCAATCTATGATGAAAAGCAATGCAAAGAAATTGGCAGAGCAAGATGAATCAGTGTTGAAGAGCTCAGGGATTCCTTACACCATTATTAGAACCGGTGCATTTCAAGATACAGCTGGTGGAAATCAAGGCTTTACCTTCGACCAG CTAGTGGAAGTATTAGCAAAGAAGATGCTGCCTTTGTTTGTGTACAAGCCTTGGACTGTGTCCCACAATCTGGATTCATATTTGAGGTGGCGAATGGCCAAAATCAAGTTTCAGATTGGAAACAATGTTTGA
- the LOC130948132 gene encoding uncharacterized protein LOC130948132 isoform X4 — MALVCSTLSSILSLQTHHLLLDSQTSTTPFRSSFLFINTDNSFSLVCHAKKKLTFFDQILDYIEGGPKLRKWYGAPDLLPKDDTNTQDEEDDYPEDEIRDAVLVTDGDSEMGQMVILSLIVKRTRIKALVKDKRAALEAFGTYVESMTGDTSDNRFLKKALRGVRTIICPNEGFLSNVGSLQGVQHIILLSQLSVYSGKSGIQSMMKSNAKKLAEQDESVLKSSGIPYTIIRTGAFQDTAGGNQGFTFDQLVEVLAKKMLPLFVYKPWTVSHNLDSYLRWRMAKIKFQIGNNV, encoded by the exons ATGGCGTTGGTGTGTTCTACGCTTTCTTCCATCCTTTCCCTCCAAACCCATCATCTTCTTTTGGATTCTCAAACTTCAACCACACCATTTCGTTCTTCTTTCCTCTTCATCAACACAGATAACTCTTTTTCTCTTGTATGTCATGCCAAGAAGAAGCTCACTTTTTTCGACCAAATTCTCGATTACATCGAAG GGGGTCCAAAATTAAGGAAATGGTATGGTGCACCTGATCTCCTTCCAAAAGATGACACTAACACACAAGATGAAGAGGATGATTATCCGG AAGATGAAATCAGGGATGCAGTGCTAGTAACAGATGGAGATAGTGAGATGGGTCAG ATGGTGATATTGTCACTAATTGTGAAGCGAACTCGAATAAAGGCACTGGTAAAGGATAAACGGGCTGCACTTGAAGCCTTTGGAACTTATGTTGAG TCCATGACAGGTGATACAAGTGACAATCGATTCCTCAAGAAAGCTCTCAGAGGAGTTCGCACAATTATATGCCCAAAT GAGGGTTTTCTTTCCAATGTTGGGAGCCTTCAAGGGGTAcaacatataatcctcttatcaCAG TTGTCAGTTTATAGTGGTAAAAGTGGGATCCAATCTATGATGAAAAGCAATGCAAAGAAATTGGCAGAGCAAGATGAATCAGTGTTGAAGAGCTCAGGGATTCCTTACACCATTATTAGAACCGGTGCATTTCAAGATACAGCTGGTGGAAATCAAGGCTTTACCTTCGACCAG CTAGTGGAAGTATTAGCAAAGAAGATGCTGCCTTTGTTTGTGTACAAGCCTTGGACTGTGTCCCACAATCTGGATTCATATTTGAGGTGGCGAATGGCCAAAATCAAGTTTCAGATTGGAAACAATGTTTGA